A stretch of Oryza brachyantha chromosome 4, ObraRS2, whole genome shotgun sequence DNA encodes these proteins:
- the LOC102704207 gene encoding uncharacterized protein LOC102704207, translating to MAGDGKWVMDIVLHTAMLAGNAVVDLWSGWSTEIMLGVSFAAQLVLTVTAGFRWRSASPGLRNVIWFFYVGADYVATTALGHLSLSGTSGRRRLVAFWAPFFLLHLGGADSISAYELEDNQLSARSVLELVLRVLGALYIVYKSINGSWVLGPASGLMLFVGVAKYTEKTLALSRANLANIRAAVERQRRRRHRGDGGGSERRLPKFAAAADDDEGNLVMKAHALFHICKNSMVDSSVDQSASNTYDATADHTKETLFQLEWKQLFMVMEMELSLMYDFLYTKAGVIYTWHGYAIRAVSPVFTAVSLVLVELSNVGGRHKRSDVVITRILLVSTFLLETASLLRAVASTWTGFFLHRHLRQGWIRHEALCASRWLRFRRMFASIGRLANTQDHRRWCGKMGQLSVLQLVTGGDRQQDHRSWDKECKRYSEKKTMVIPQDVKELVFRRVRGQLVDLRARMNREVAETGADMDLRKMAANLRTKRGQLALQNFNLLSELRWSLGDELQLGILTWHVATEIYLVLSGRARAATRAGAGGEEEDAVLARPVRAIRTLSDYMMYLLAVRPDMLPGLVTSKLFELTCEDVARIWSKHQTPSAADVESPSPSSSPGPSASAAAAVPRRKFFPLRNRWRVSPRLGHTRWEEEELARRLIDQWRGRDDASGGGIALNKYLARGVELAMKLLDLEAKGKADMLQVTLEVWVDMLFYASYRCSKESHAKQLSQGGELTTVLWLVAEHVGLFLVRKSGKGVEEDNWRRRKDAKQARKMMMS from the coding sequence ATGGCGGGAGACGGCAAGTGGGTGATGGACATCGTTTTGCACACGGCTATGCTCGCCGGCAACGCGGTGGTCGACCTCTGGAGCGGCTGGTCGACGGAGATCATGCTCGGCGTCAGCTTCGCGGCGCAACTGGTGCTCACCGTCACCGCCGGGTTCCGGTGGCGCAGCGCCTCCCCGGGCCTGCGCAACGTCATCTGGTTCTTCTACGTCGGCGCCGACTACGTGGCCACCACCGCGCTCGGCCACCTCTCCCTCAGCGGCACGTCCGGCAGGCGCCGCCTCGTCGCGTTCTGGGCGCCCTTCTTCCTGCTccacctcggcggcgccgacagCATCTCCGCGTACGAGCTCGAGGACAACCAGCTGTCGGCGCGCAGCGTGCTCGAGCTCGTCCTCCGGGTGCTTGGAGCCCTGTACATCGTCTACAAGTCCATCAATGGCAGCTGGGTCCTGGGCCCAGCGTCCGGGTTGATGCTCTTCGTCGGCGTGGCCAAGTACACGGAGAAGACGTTGGCGCTCAGCCGCGCCAACCTGGCCAACATCCGGGCCGCCGTCGAGAggcagcgccgtcgccgccaccgcggtgATGGTGGCGGCAGCGAGCGTCGTCTCCCCAAGTTCGCAGCTGCagcggacgacgacgaaggcAACCTTGTCATGAAGGCCCACGCGCTGTTCCACATCTGCAAGAACTCCATGGTGGACTCGTCGGTGGATCAGTCGGCGTCGAACACCTACGACGCAACGGCTGATCACACGAAGGAGACCCTCTTCCAGCTCGAGTGGAAGCAGCTGTTCATGGTGATGGAGATGGAGCTCTCCCTCATGTACGACTTCCTCTACACCAAGGCCGGCGTCATCTACACCTGGCACGGCTACGCCATCCGCGCCGTGTCGCCGGTGTTCACCGCCGTGTCGCTGGTCCTCGTCGAGCTCAGCAACGTCGGCGGCCGCCACAAGCGATCCGACGTCGTCATCACCCGTATCCTGCTGGTCTCCACTTTCCTCCTCGAGACGGCGTCGCTGCTCAGGGCCGTCGCCTCGACATGGACCGGTTTCTTCCTGCACCGCCATCTGCGACAAGGTTGGATCCGCCATGAAGCTCTGTGCGCAAGCCGCTGGCTTCGGTTCCGTCGCATGTTCGCGTCCATCGGCCGGCTCGCAAATACGCAGGATCACCGGAGATGGTGCGGCAAGATGGGGCAACTCAGCGTGCTGCAGctcgtcaccggcggcgatCGGCAGCAAGATCATCGGTCATGGGACAAGGAATGCAAGCGATACTCGGAGAAGAAGACGATGGTGATCCCGCAAGACGTGAAGGAGCTGGTTTTCCGGCGAGTGAGGGGGCAGCTGGTCGACCTGAGGGCGAGGATGAACAGAGAGGTGGCGGAGACAGGAGCGGACATGGACCTGAGGAAGATGGCGGCCAACCTGAGGACGAAGAGGGGCCAGCTCGCGCTGCAGAACTTCAACTTGCTGTCGGAACTCCGGTGGAGCCTCGGCGACGAGCTCCAGCTGGGCATCCTCACATGGCACGTCGCCACCGAGATCTACCTCGTGTTGTCCGGCAGAGCCAgagccgccacccgcgccggcgccggcggcgaggaagaagacgcCGTCCTAGCCCGGCCGGTGAGGGCGATCAGGACTCTGTCCGACTACATGATGTACCTCCTCGCCGTCCGCCCTGACATGCTCCCGGGACTCGTCACCAGCAAGCTGTTCGAGCTCACCTGCGAGGATGTCGCCCGGATTTGGTCCAAACATCAGACACcatccgccgccgacgtcgagtCGCCGTCACCTTCTTCCTCTCCGGGACccagcgcctccgccgccgccgccgtgccgagGAGGAAATTCTTCCCGCTGCGCAACCGGTGGCGAGTTTCGCCAAGGCTCGGCCACACgaggtgggaggaggaggagctcgccAGGAGGCTCATCGACCAATGGCGAGGACGAGACgacgcgagcggcggcggcattgcCCTAAACAAGTACCTCGCCCGCGGCGTCGAGCTGGCCATGAAGCTGCTCGACCTGGAGGCGAAGGGCAAGGCGGACATGCTGCAGGTGACCCTGGAGGTGTGGGTGGACATGCTGTTCTACGCGAGCTACCGGTGCAGCAAGGAGTCGCACGCGAAGCAGCTGAGCCAGGGCGGCGAGCTGACCACCGTGCTCTGGCTCGTCGCCGAGCACGTCGGCCTCTTCCTCGTCAGGAAATCCGGCAAGGGGGTTGAGGAGGACaattggaggaggaggaaagatGCTAAGCAAGCCCGTAAGATGATGATGTCGTAA